A stretch of the Lolium perenne isolate Kyuss_39 chromosome 3, Kyuss_2.0, whole genome shotgun sequence genome encodes the following:
- the LOC127341161 gene encoding zinc finger CCCH domain-containing protein 1-like produces the protein MEREGHPASAAAPTPIRRWAEDVIVLSSGRPSAEAADLPPPEKLYYKTKLCDKYETSGRCTYEDGCTFAHGRAELRPPVPPLSSAPPHGFGGGVWRRPPGPDQDHRGGGYGGGKVCHNFRDKGSCHFGDKCAFPHASPAPGAQIRGPGGEQKLAADARRSATPGTAPPRYVGAPPAPGRAFPPVPGKATVLEQLALRKTSGIYGDWPEQYSS, from the exons ATGGAGAGGGAGGGTCAccccgcgtccgccgccgccccGACCCCGATCCGCCGCTGGGCGGAGGACGTGATCGTGCTGTCGTCGGGGAGGCCGTCCGCGGAGGCGGCGGACCTGCCGCCGCCGGAGAAGCTCTACTACAAGACCAAGCTCTGCGACAAGTACGAGACCAGCGGCCGCTGCACGTACGAGGACGGCTGCACCTTCGCGCACGGCCGCGCCGAGCTCCGCCCGCCGGTCccgcccctctcctccgccccgcCCCACGGCTTCGGCGGCGGGGTCTGGCGCAGGCCGCCCGGCCCCGACCAGGACCACCGCGGCGGCGGCTACGGCGGCGGCAAGGTGTGCCACAATTTCAGGGACAAGGGCTCCTGCCATTTCGGGGACAAGTGCGCCTTCCCCCACGCGTCCCCCGCTCCCG GCGCGCAGATTCGCGGCCCCGGCGGGGAGCAGAAGCTGGCGGCGGACGCGCGGAGGAGCGCGACGCCCGGCACGGCGCCGCCGCGCTACGTCGGCGCCCCACCGGCCCCCGGGAGGGCGTTCCCGCCGGTGCCTGGCAAGGCGACCGTCCTGGAGCAGCTGGCCCTCCGCAAGACCAGCGGCATCTACGGCGACTGGCCGGAGCAGTACTCCTCCTGA